The Microbacterium maritypicum genome contains a region encoding:
- a CDS encoding MFS transporter, with translation MSVSPLDPAAELAPTGTIRSAPPQAGEPAASPPANRRLLPSLLIASLTLFATYGGLIAILLPSQVLMIDEANKVANLAVVTTISFVFTLFAQPIVGALSDRTRSRFGRRVPWMVLGAIIGGIFLFGMGSLTDILWITVFWVIIQVALNFFQAPLTAITADRFPRAKRGGASAMIGLGTQVGMTVGIMLAGAFAAQIGIGYAVFGGAVIVAALLFALVNRDWSSKQAAVDAFRWRAFFAGFWIDPRRHPDFAWAFAARFLLILGYFVVSAYQLYMLTDYIGLPLADAQGAVVTLTLVAFVPTLIAIALSGWWSDRVGRRKVFIYAASVVMVAGFAMPLLQPNMTGMILMSVINGIGFGLYMSVDAALMTEVLPDEGASAGKDLGILNVATNVPQALSPAIGGIIITSLGGYAMLFVFAIVFVILAAVATAPIRGVR, from the coding sequence ATGTCCGTGTCACCGCTCGACCCCGCCGCCGAACTCGCCCCCACCGGCACGATCCGCTCGGCTCCGCCTCAAGCGGGGGAACCGGCGGCGAGTCCGCCCGCGAATCGGCGCCTGCTGCCCAGCCTGTTGATCGCCTCGCTCACCCTCTTCGCGACGTACGGCGGGCTCATCGCGATCCTCCTGCCGAGCCAGGTGCTGATGATCGACGAGGCGAACAAGGTCGCGAACCTCGCCGTCGTCACCACGATCTCCTTCGTGTTCACGCTGTTCGCCCAGCCGATCGTCGGGGCGCTGAGCGACCGTACACGGTCGCGTTTCGGCCGCCGCGTGCCGTGGATGGTGCTCGGTGCGATCATCGGCGGCATCTTCCTGTTCGGCATGGGGTCGCTCACCGACATCCTCTGGATCACGGTGTTCTGGGTGATCATCCAGGTCGCGCTGAACTTCTTCCAGGCACCTCTCACCGCCATCACCGCCGATAGGTTCCCCCGCGCGAAACGCGGTGGGGCGAGTGCGATGATCGGACTCGGCACGCAGGTCGGCATGACGGTCGGCATCATGCTCGCCGGCGCCTTCGCCGCGCAGATCGGCATCGGCTATGCGGTGTTCGGCGGCGCCGTGATCGTGGCGGCGCTGCTGTTCGCGCTCGTGAACCGCGACTGGTCGTCGAAGCAGGCCGCGGTCGACGCGTTCCGCTGGCGCGCGTTCTTCGCCGGCTTCTGGATCGATCCGCGCCGCCACCCCGACTTCGCCTGGGCGTTCGCCGCGCGGTTCCTGCTCATCCTCGGCTACTTCGTCGTCAGCGCCTACCAGCTGTACATGCTCACGGACTACATCGGCCTCCCGCTCGCGGACGCCCAGGGCGCGGTCGTCACCCTCACCCTCGTCGCCTTCGTCCCGACCCTGATCGCGATCGCCCTCTCCGGCTGGTGGAGCGACAGGGTCGGTCGTCGCAAGGTGTTCATCTACGCCGCATCCGTCGTCATGGTCGCAGGATTCGCCATGCCGCTGCTGCAGCCGAACATGACCGGCATGATCCTGATGAGCGTCATCAACGGCATCGGCTTCGGTCTGTACATGTCGGTGGATGCCGCGCTCATGACCGAGGTGCTGCCGGACGAAGGGGCCTCGGCGGGCAAGGACCTCGGAATCCTCAACGTCGCGACCAACGTGCCGCAGGCGCTGAGCCCCGCGATCGGCGGAATCATCATCACGTCCCTCGGCGGCTACGCGATGCTCTTCGTCTTCGCGATCGTGTTCGTGATCCTCGCCGCGGTCGCGACCGCGCCGATCAGGGGAGTGCGCTGA
- a CDS encoding carboxylesterase/lipase family protein — protein sequence MTDTDFETTADYVEVSTSAGRVRGRWRATTGGRGNPRSAGFLGIPFAEAPIGELRFQAPVPKAPWEGVRDALEFAATAQRGDPGVTLIPEPSIEGDSTLNVNVFTPDPTRAEQGTGLPVLVWIHGGGYFAGSPASSWYDGRNFNRDGVVTVSLSYRLGFDGFGWIEDAPSNRGVRDWLLALEWVQQNIADFGGDPSRVTIAGQSAGGGAVLTLLGMEKAQHLFQGVYAISGALADVAPARAEAFGRALAAAAGVEPTVAGFSSLSEERILELQKKATALGPASLGSVVEDGLPLGPAVDGDLLARPTRESLAAGVGADKPLVLGATDDEFTMVFAGSEKKLRWVPRSLLLNRLGLPKSVRREYLAANSDITGLGNARVAGRLLTDRMFRSALLKIVADRGDAPTWLYRFSWPSGHFGFAEHCLDVPFFFDCLDGPAMEPLAGPHPPQELADEVHGAAVAFITGGDPGWPRHQGAKGVARVYDVPTRDVADAYASVRPLLRTSP from the coding sequence ATGACCGATACCGACTTCGAGACGACCGCCGACTATGTCGAGGTGAGCACGAGCGCAGGACGGGTGCGCGGCCGCTGGCGTGCGACCACGGGAGGGCGCGGCAATCCGCGCTCGGCCGGCTTCCTCGGCATCCCGTTCGCCGAGGCGCCGATCGGAGAGCTGCGCTTCCAGGCGCCTGTGCCCAAGGCCCCGTGGGAGGGGGTGCGCGACGCGCTCGAGTTCGCCGCCACCGCGCAGCGCGGGGACCCCGGTGTGACGCTCATCCCCGAGCCGAGCATCGAGGGCGACTCCACTCTCAACGTGAACGTCTTCACCCCGGACCCGACCCGTGCCGAGCAGGGGACCGGTCTCCCGGTGCTGGTGTGGATCCACGGCGGCGGGTACTTCGCGGGCTCACCGGCGAGTTCCTGGTACGACGGACGCAACTTCAACCGCGACGGCGTCGTGACGGTGTCGCTGTCGTACCGCCTGGGCTTCGACGGCTTCGGCTGGATCGAAGACGCACCGTCCAATCGCGGTGTGCGCGACTGGCTGCTCGCCCTCGAATGGGTGCAGCAGAACATCGCGGACTTCGGCGGGGATCCGTCGCGGGTGACGATCGCCGGACAGTCCGCCGGCGGAGGCGCTGTGCTGACCCTGCTCGGGATGGAGAAGGCGCAGCACCTGTTCCAGGGCGTGTACGCGATCTCCGGTGCGCTCGCCGACGTGGCCCCCGCCCGCGCCGAGGCATTCGGGCGTGCACTCGCCGCAGCGGCGGGCGTCGAGCCGACCGTCGCGGGCTTCTCGTCTCTGAGCGAGGAGCGCATCCTCGAGCTGCAGAAGAAGGCGACCGCGCTCGGACCGGCTTCGCTCGGCAGCGTCGTTGAAGACGGCCTGCCGCTCGGGCCCGCCGTCGACGGCGACCTGCTGGCACGACCCACACGGGAGTCCCTCGCCGCGGGGGTCGGGGCCGACAAGCCGCTCGTGCTCGGTGCGACCGACGACGAGTTCACGATGGTGTTCGCAGGTTCCGAGAAGAAGCTGCGCTGGGTGCCGAGGTCGCTCCTGCTGAACAGGCTCGGGCTGCCGAAGAGCGTGCGACGGGAGTACCTCGCCGCCAACTCCGACATCACCGGGCTCGGCAACGCCAGGGTGGCCGGTCGGCTGTTGACGGACCGGATGTTCCGCTCGGCGCTGCTGAAGATCGTCGCCGACCGTGGCGATGCCCCCACCTGGCTGTACCGGTTCTCCTGGCCGTCGGGCCACTTCGGCTTCGCCGAGCACTGCCTCGATGTGCCGTTCTTCTTCGACTGCCTCGACGGTCCGGCCATGGAGCCGCTCGCCGGACCGCATCCGCCCCAGGAGCTGGCCGACGAGGTGCACGGCGCCGCTGTCGCCTTCATCACCGGAGGCGATCCCGGGTGGCCGCGCCATCAGGGGGCGAAGGGCGTCGCCCGGGTCTACGACGTGCCGACGCGCGACGTCGCCGACGCTTACGCCTCGGTGCGGCCGCTGCTGAGAACGTCGCCGTGA
- a CDS encoding DUF3237 domain-containing protein, with amino-acid sequence MSTLHDLLPAPTLEAAFDVSVDLGVLEDHGATSAGHRRVVPILGGRITGTVEAEILLGGADWQLVRPDGTIEIDGRYSARTASGALLLLHAKGLRTGSPEVLERLGRGEDVDPRSYCFRTTVQVETAAPALADLQRSLFIAVAQRQAHAVHYRAHRVG; translated from the coding sequence GTGAGCACCCTGCATGACCTGCTGCCCGCCCCGACGCTCGAGGCCGCCTTCGACGTCTCCGTCGACCTCGGGGTGCTGGAGGACCACGGCGCCACCAGTGCCGGGCACCGCCGCGTGGTCCCGATCCTCGGCGGCCGCATCACCGGCACCGTCGAGGCCGAGATCCTTCTCGGCGGCGCCGACTGGCAGCTCGTCCGCCCCGACGGCACGATCGAGATCGACGGCCGCTACTCGGCGCGCACCGCATCGGGCGCGCTCCTGCTGCTGCATGCGAAAGGCCTGCGCACGGGATCGCCCGAGGTGCTCGAAAGGCTGGGCCGTGGCGAGGACGTCGATCCCCGCTCCTACTGCTTCCGCACGACAGTGCAGGTGGAGACCGCTGCACCTGCACTCGCGGATCTCCAGCGCAGCCTCTTCATCGCGGTCGCGCAGCGCCAGGCCCACGCGGTGCACTACCGCGCCCATCGCGTGGGCTGA
- a CDS encoding MarR family winged helix-turn-helix transcriptional regulator: MTGLDAARLAAVISPLRRALLAATRAEAGLPELSEAQIDVLRTLPTGASRGPAEIAAQLRLSRPTVSNLLSSMEADGLIERGPDPSDGRRVVVRASDRALDLFDRFDAVNSALVARVGRELDDADRAALDAALPALERLCAALTGPDATTSSNRQDTP; encoded by the coding sequence ATGACCGGGCTGGACGCCGCCAGACTCGCCGCCGTCATCTCTCCGCTGCGTCGCGCACTGCTGGCCGCGACGCGCGCGGAAGCCGGTCTCCCCGAGCTCTCGGAAGCGCAGATCGATGTCCTCCGCACCCTTCCGACGGGTGCGAGCCGAGGTCCGGCGGAGATCGCCGCGCAGCTGCGCCTGAGCCGACCGACGGTGAGCAACCTGCTCAGCTCGATGGAAGCGGATGGCCTGATCGAGCGTGGCCCCGATCCTTCCGACGGACGTCGAGTCGTGGTGCGCGCCTCCGACCGGGCGCTGGACCTGTTCGACCGCTTCGATGCCGTGAACTCCGCCCTCGTCGCACGGGTGGGCCGCGAACTCGACGACGCGGATCGCGCTGCGCTCGACGCCGCACTCCCCGCACTCGAACGCCTCTGCGCCGCGCTCACCGGGCCGGATGCCACCACTTCGTCGAACCGTCAGGACACCCCGTGA